In one window of Mauremys reevesii isolate NIE-2019 linkage group 22, ASM1616193v1, whole genome shotgun sequence DNA:
- the LOC120388683 gene encoding LOW QUALITY PROTEIN: zinc finger and SCAN domain-containing protein 21-like (The sequence of the model RefSeq protein was modified relative to this genomic sequence to represent the inferred CDS: inserted 1 base in 1 codon), which produces MAAKHHGRKPLGLQIQGPLQQVVLTHVKVETENPAGPKPGKESEREGKDAAVMPPISACPPLSQTGRQKSSSEQQEKIPQHWENQNQDMLRAPWTSPEAVPASAWAWGNPELPELTPEDDIEVYLASFERVAEACHWPRREWVTRLLPSLTGKAQQAISSLNARDAQDYRKVKTAILRGXQHQHEMQRLHFRQFRYQEAKGPQEVCSRLRELSHRWLKPEIRTKEQIMELLILEQFLTILPEEIQSWIWVRHPETCAQAVSLAEDFQLGQREAGVWEQQVTVHVKVEEMETPEALWESQNSQLEQLQPSHKCVSPEEVGQDKSKLPCAEENQALQETGAGILSRTEEQPCDKGPENLLLPSVPERGSGESVTHKCEQGEACKRQKRSPAHETDPPGERESRFRRLTQLPAPGRPRTIGDYHCQSNFLRTEKPHRGRDCGERFGDKQKLTEHGKVHRSERPHPCAECGKSFNRLAHLKTHQRTHTGEKPYFCADCGKRFGHLSTLTTHQRLHTGERPYSCAECGKTFTHPSDLNKHQRSHTGERPYPCAECGKRFSQLSNLTKHQRSHTEERPYPCTECGKSFKYLADLTVHERSHTGERPFPCPECGKSFSNKSSLARHQRIHARAAARNK; this is translated from the exons ATGGCTGCAAAGCACCATGGTCGGAAGCCCCTGGGGCTGCAGATCCAGGGTCCACTACAACAAGTGGTGCTAACGCATGTCAAAGTGGAAACAGAAAATCCAGCAGGGCCCAAACCAGGGAAGGAATCGGAGAGAGAAGGGAAAGACGCTGCTGTGATGCCACCCATCTCAGCATGTCCCCCATTGTCCCAGACAGGACGACAAAAATCCAGCTCTGAGCAACAGGAGAAGATCCCCCAGCATTGGGAAAATCAAAATCAGGACATGCTGCGAGCCCCCTGGACCTCTCCTGAGGCTGTACCGGCATCAGCCTGGGCCTGGGGAAACCCAGAACTGCCTGAGCTCACACCAGAGGATGACATTGAGGTCTATCTAGCTTCCTTCGAGCGAGTGGCTGAAGCCTGCCACTGGCCCAGAAGAGAGTGGGTGACCCGACTCCTGCCATCTCTCACTGGAAAAGCCCAACAGGCCATTAGCAGCCTGAATGCCAGAGACGCCCAAGACTACAGGAAGGTGAAGACAGCCATCCTGCGAG TGCAACATCAGCACGAGATGCAGCGCCTTCACTTCAGGCAGTTCCGCTACCAGGAGGCCAAAGGGCCCCAGGAGGTCTGCAGCCGCCTGCGGGAACTCTCCCATCGATGGCTGAAGCCGGAGATCCGCACCAAGGAGCAGATCATGGAGCTGCTGATCCTGGAGCAGTTCCTGACCATCCTGCCTGAGGAAATCCAGAGCTGGATCTGGGTACGTCACCCGGAAACTTGCGCCCAGGCTGTTTCCCTGGCAGAGGATTTCCAGCTGGGACAGCGAGAGGCTGGAGTGTGGGAGCAGCAG GTCACAGTGCACGTAAAGGTTGAGGAAATGGAGACCCCTGAAGCATTATGGGAATCTCAGAACTCCCAGCTGGAGCAACTGCAGCCCAGTCACAAGTGCGTCTCCCCAGAGGAGGTTGGACAAGACAAGTCCAAGTTGCCCTGTGCCGAGGAGAATCAAGCACTACAGGAAACTG GTGCTGGGATCCTGAGCAGAACTGAGGAGCAGCCTTGTGACAAAGGCCCTGAAAACCTGCTGCTGCCCAGCGTACCAGAAAGGGGATCAGGAGAGAGTGTTACCCACAAATGTGAGCAGGGAGAAGCCTGCAAGAGgcagaagaggagcccagcacaTGAGACAGATCCCCCAGGGGAACGTGAGAGCAGATTTAGGAGACTAACCCAGCTCCCTGCACCGGGGAGACCACGGACCATAGGAGACTATCACTGTCAAAGCAATTTTCTCAGGACAGAGAAACCCCACAGAGGTAGAGACTGTGGGGAAAGGTTCGGGGACAAGCAGAAGCTTACAGAGCATGGAAAAGTCCACAGGAGTGAGAGGCCCCATCCTTGTGCTGAATGTGGGAAGAGCTTCAACCGCCTAGCTCATCTCAAGACAcaccagagaacccacacaggagagaaaccctatttCTGTGCAGATTGTGGGAAACGCTTCGGCCACCTCTCCACACTGACCACTCACCAGAGActgcacacaggggagagaccttACTCCtgtgctgagtgcgggaaaaccttcactcaccCCTCAGACTTGAATAAGCACCAGCGCTCCCACACAGGTGAGCGGCCCTACCCCTGCGCCGAGTGCGGGAAGCGCTTCAGCCAGCTCTCCAACCTGACTAAACACCAAAGAAGCCACACCGAGGAGCGGCCTTAcccatgcactgagtgtgggaagagcttcaaaTACCTCGCTGATCTCACTGTGCACGAGCGCTCCCACACGGGCGAGCGGCCCTTCCCATGCCCtgagtgcgggaagagcttcagtAACAAATCCTCTCTGGCCCGTCACCAGAGAATCCACGCCAGAGCCGCAGCCAGAAACAAGTGA
- the LOC120388684 gene encoding oocyte zinc finger protein XlCOF19-like isoform X2 has protein sequence MLQGGSGETACQSPEQEEACEKQKRNQVRNGSDPLGECENRFRLPQPLSQGRPGTMGDLNSQEKPHKCIDCKESFHEKQELLAHGRVHRRERSHPCAECGERFKHRSELSKHQRSHTGESPHSCGECGKSFRHLATLAAHRQIHMGERHHPCGECGKRFSCPSDLSDHQRLHAAERRYSCPECRKGFNHPCELSRHLRMHTGERPFTCPECGKGFSQSSDLNKHLRVHTGERPFPCAECGKRFSNRSDLNKHLRVHTGERPYPCTECGRSFSQVSALTLHQRTHTGERPYVCDVCEKGYTHPSNLIKHKKIHMGE, from the coding sequence ATGTTACAAGGGGGATCAGGAGAGACTGcttgccagagtcctgagcaggaAGAAGCCTGCGAGAAGCAGAAGAGGAACCAAGTCAGGAATGGGTCAGACCCCTTAGGGGAGTGTGAGAACAGATTCAGACTTCCGCAGCCACTTTCACAGGGCAGACCTGGGACCATGGGAGATCTTAATAGCCAAGAGAAACCCCATAAATGTATAGACTGTAAGGAAAGCTTCCATGAAAAGCAGGAACTCTTGGCCCATGGGAGAGTCCACAGGAGGGAAAGATCCCATCCCTGCGCTGAATGTGGGGAGAGGTTCAAGCATCGGTCAGAGCTTTCTAAACACCAAAGATCCCACACCGGGGAAAGCCCCCATTCCTGTGGGGAATGCGGGAAGAGCTTCCGGCATCTGGCCACACTTGCTGCGCATCGCCAAATCCACATGGGggagagacaccatccctgtggTGAGTGTGGGAAGAGGTTCAGCTGCCCCTCAGATCTCAGCGATCACCAGAGGTTGCATGCTGCCGAGAGGCGCTATTCCTGCCCTGAATGCAGGAAAGGATTCAATCACCCCTGCGAACTGAGCAGGCACCTGCGAATGCACACGGGTGAGCGCCCCTTCacctgccctgagtgtgggaaggGGTTCAGCCAGAGCTCAGATCTCAACAAACACCTGCGGGTACACACGGGCGAGCGGCCCTTTCCCtgtgctgagtgcgggaaaaggtTCAGCAATAGGTCAGATCTGAACAAGCACCTGCGGGTGCACACGGGCGAGCGGCCCTATCCCTGCACTGAGTGTGGGAGGAGCTTTAGCCAGGTCTCCGCACTCACCCTACAccagagaacccacactggagaaaGACCCTACGTCTGCGACGTGTGTGAAAAAGGGTACACGCATCCATCAAACCTCATTAAACAcaagaaaatccacatgggggagTGA
- the LOC120388684 gene encoding zinc finger protein 239-like isoform X1, which produces METEARLFSGKMAASVRRLNWKPLGARILSKAEIQLHEEGPENLEPPDMLQGGSGETACQSPEQEEACEKQKRNQVRNGSDPLGECENRFRLPQPLSQGRPGTMGDLNSQEKPHKCIDCKESFHEKQELLAHGRVHRRERSHPCAECGERFKHRSELSKHQRSHTGESPHSCGECGKSFRHLATLAAHRQIHMGERHHPCGECGKRFSCPSDLSDHQRLHAAERRYSCPECRKGFNHPCELSRHLRMHTGERPFTCPECGKGFSQSSDLNKHLRVHTGERPFPCAECGKRFSNRSDLNKHLRVHTGERPYPCTECGRSFSQVSALTLHQRTHTGERPYVCDVCEKGYTHPSNLIKHKKIHMGE; this is translated from the exons ATGGAGACTGAAGCCAGACTGTTCTCAGGGAAGATGGCTGCCTCTGTTCGGAGGCTGAACTGGAAGCCATTAG GTGCCAGGATCCTGAGCAAAGCCGAGATACAGCTTCATGAGGAAGGGCCTGAAAACCTGGAGCCTCCTGACATGTTACAAGGGGGATCAGGAGAGACTGcttgccagagtcctgagcaggaAGAAGCCTGCGAGAAGCAGAAGAGGAACCAAGTCAGGAATGGGTCAGACCCCTTAGGGGAGTGTGAGAACAGATTCAGACTTCCGCAGCCACTTTCACAGGGCAGACCTGGGACCATGGGAGATCTTAATAGCCAAGAGAAACCCCATAAATGTATAGACTGTAAGGAAAGCTTCCATGAAAAGCAGGAACTCTTGGCCCATGGGAGAGTCCACAGGAGGGAAAGATCCCATCCCTGCGCTGAATGTGGGGAGAGGTTCAAGCATCGGTCAGAGCTTTCTAAACACCAAAGATCCCACACCGGGGAAAGCCCCCATTCCTGTGGGGAATGCGGGAAGAGCTTCCGGCATCTGGCCACACTTGCTGCGCATCGCCAAATCCACATGGGggagagacaccatccctgtggTGAGTGTGGGAAGAGGTTCAGCTGCCCCTCAGATCTCAGCGATCACCAGAGGTTGCATGCTGCCGAGAGGCGCTATTCCTGCCCTGAATGCAGGAAAGGATTCAATCACCCCTGCGAACTGAGCAGGCACCTGCGAATGCACACGGGTGAGCGCCCCTTCacctgccctgagtgtgggaaggGGTTCAGCCAGAGCTCAGATCTCAACAAACACCTGCGGGTACACACGGGCGAGCGGCCCTTTCCCtgtgctgagtgcgggaaaaggtTCAGCAATAGGTCAGATCTGAACAAGCACCTGCGGGTGCACACGGGCGAGCGGCCCTATCCCTGCACTGAGTGTGGGAGGAGCTTTAGCCAGGTCTCCGCACTCACCCTACAccagagaacccacactggagaaaGACCCTACGTCTGCGACGTGTGTGAAAAAGGGTACACGCATCCATCAAACCTCATTAAACAcaagaaaatccacatgggggagTGA